In the Topomyia yanbarensis strain Yona2022 chromosome 3, ASM3024719v1, whole genome shotgun sequence genome, one interval contains:
- the LOC131694113 gene encoding integrin alpha-PS3 → MKPPAVSVILALLSLQLVITADGFNLSPQPNYVFKEPQLQHYTEKVRSSLFGLALTLRPGGVIVGAPRAQSDLAAQRKINETGALYKCLYGSGECSPFYVDRNGNTNNENEPFAYSSEKKDYQMLGASMDGHGSDGDRFVVCAPKIVTELQDYYLLHGICYVSDGTESSQPKSVRPIFPLRLKDKQLFKYDGLTHYNYMYGEQGLSVHVTDDNEEILIGAPGVFNWRGTVIRYRRYIAENITISRRSDDLRRRERDRPRRQIVNYVTDVPNPFFTRLEDDSYFGYAVSSGFFQEPTKLLYVASAPQMTLQTGEVYIFDIINAEAFRETQIKILYTFPGRQQGEYFGYALLTEDFNGDGLPDLAIAAPMYSENSEFDNGAVYIFLNEGKLSFNLQTVLSTSYELSGRFGTTMGKIGDVNMDGYNDIAIGAPFEENGAVYIYLGSPSGLRTKPSQKLVPPENGLMDPTTQPMFGHAISRGVDIDANGYHDIAIGSPNAETVYVYRTYPVVRVISSVSSSKRELSPEDTAFQLTVCWSYESATNIQLDVAFRYSLKVDVQNGRAQLSDGNNFLNGTGKINFDDFCQEFDVRVKPSFADIYKPIYVDFSYSVVSDIPTNSVFCERCVIMDPSAGNSIQEKISYKTGCAGDTCIAEMKLGAFWQDLNSPYIIGSTRTASLQYEVVNSGENAFLPQLNVTLPSLLSLAKQPPQCKLTNLNDGLNVLCDLNNGLPLKTGATAKMVLVFDMTKLEGKTFSINAEVFSTSEETNKEDNSLEVTVNLQEFSEIEVVGKASVTEVNLEKQGGKLNVTYQIQVVNNGPSSLRDLTFSLKVPLVYHKPSSVDVLKIINFNDIQISGYYNYKHLDFTWTQNNVILLPNVKEFSTPPPEVDNYYKAGLDFGFLSGQSQSDSTGDNYNPSTRRRRRSIETSFNDLHFNRYTNQLTEHSRVRRSLSTVNSAILAGLPANRTLAFSCDPEMMIECAEVSVQIANFKPGNIPIVINLLFELDLDQVELSFQEREDIFALQILSELQKLEDEEGVGFSVAKNNPFTVVYRYAIASTPIWVYIVSAIGGLLLLVLISYGLYKAGFFKRATKEEIEKLHRESVRMNQPETDEDH, encoded by the exons TGTCATCGTCGGCGCACCAAGGGCACAATCGGATCTCGCAGCGCAGCGCAAAATCAACGAAACCGGTGCACTCTACAAATGTCTTTACGGCAGCGGCGAATGTTCGCCATTCTACGTCGATCGGAATGGTAACACCAACAACGAAAATGAACCGTTTGCCTACAGTTCCGAGAAGAAGGACTACCAGATGCTGGGTGCCAGTATGGATGGGCACGGATCGGACGGTGACCGATTCGTGGTTTGTGCGCCGAAGATTGTGACCGAACTGCAGGATTACTACCTGTTGCATGGGATCTGCTATGTCAGCGATGGCACCGAATCCAGTCAGCCCAAGTCGGTGCGGCCAATCTTTCCACTGCGCTTGAAAG ACAAACAGCTGTTCAAATACGATGGACTTACCCACTACAACTACATGTACGGTGAGCAGGGCCTGAGTGTTCACGTGACCGACGACAACGAGGAGATTCTCATCGGAGCACCAGGTGTGTTTAATTGGCGCGGCACGGTCATTCGCTATCGGCGCTACATCGCAGAAAACATCACCATCAGCCGACGATCGGATGACCTTCGGCGGAGGGAACGGGACCGGCCGCGGCGTCAAATTGTCAACTACGTCACCGATGTACCCAATCCGTTCTTCACCAGACTGGAAGACGATTCGTACTTTGGCTATGCCGTCAGTTCTGGCTTCTTCCAGGAGCCTACGAAATTGTTGTATGTGGCAAGCGCACCCCAGATGACGCTGCAAACGGGTGAAGTGTATATTTTCGACATCATCAATGCGGAAGCGTTCCGTGAAACGCAGATCAAAATTTTGTACACTTTTCCCGGTCGACAGCAGGGCGAGTACTTCGGCTATGCACTGCTGACGGAGGATTTCAACGGAGATGGACTGCCGGATTTGGCCATCGCGGCGCCAATGTATAGTGAGAATTCGGAATTTGACAATGGCGCGGTGTATATTTTCCTGAACGAGGGAAAACTTAGCTTTAACCTTCAGACGGTGCTTTCGACGAGTTATGAGCTGAGCGGACGTTTCGGTACCACTATGGGCAAAATCGGAGATGTCAACATGGATGGATACAATG ACATAGCCATTGGAGCTCCCTTCGAAGAAAATGGCGCTGTTTACATCTACCTCGGATCACCCAGTGGATTGCGCACAAAGCCCTCCCAAAAGCTTGTACCCCCAGAGAACGGCCTAATGGATCCGACGACGCAGCCCATGTTTGGTCACGCAATTTCCCGGGGTGTCGACATCGATGCCAATGGCTATCACGATATTGCCATCGGTTCACCAAACGCGGAAACGGTTTACGTATACCGGACCTACCCGGTGGTTCGAGTGATCAGCAGTGTCAGCTCTTCGAAACGGGAACTGTCACCGGAGGACACGGCTTTCCAGTTGACCGTATGCTGGAGCTACGAATCAGCGACCAACATTCAGCTTGATGTGGCTTTTCGCTACTCCTTGAAGGTGGACGTTCAGAACGGGCGAGCTCAGCTCAGTGACGGGAACAATTTCCTGAACGGAACGGGAAAGATcaattttgacgatttttgtcaGGAGTTCGATGTGCGGGTTAAGCCTTCCTTTGCCGACATCTACAAGCCCATTTACGTAGATTTCAGCTATAGTGTGGTCAGTGACATTCCAACGAATAGCGTTTTCTGCGAAAGATGCGTGATAATGGATCCGAGTGCGGGTAACAGTATCCAAGAGAAGATCTCATACAAAACTGGATGCGCTGGAGATACCTGTATCGCTGAAATGAAACTTGGAGCTTTCTGGCAGGATTTGAA CTCACCATATATCATCGGAAGCACACGAACCGCATCGCTTCAATATGAAGTAGTCAACTCCGGTGAAAACGCATTTCTGCCACAGCTTAACGTGACTCTACCCTCGCTGTTGTCTCTAGCTAAACAGCCTCCCCAGTGTAAACTAACGAACCTCAATGATGGTTTGAATGTACTCTGCGATCTCAACAATGGTCTACCGCTGAAAACGGGAGCAACAGCAAAGATGGTCCTGGTATTTGATATGACAAAACTAGAGGGAAAAACTTTCTCAATTAATGCGGAAGTATTCAGTACCAGTGAAGAAACGAACAAGGAGGACAACTCACTGGAAGTTACGGTGAACCTACAGGAGTTCAGCGAAATCGAAGTGGTTGGAAAGGCTTCCGTTACGGAAGTTAACTTGGAAAAACAAGGCGGCAAGCTGAATGTCACTTATCAAATACAAGTAGTAAACAATGGACCAAGTAGTTTGCGAGATTTAACTTTTTCTCTGAAGGTACCTTTGGTATATCACAAACCAAGTTCCGTGGATGTCTTGAAGATTATTAACTTCAATGATATACAAATCAGTGGATATTACAACTACAAACACCTGGACTTCACGTGGACTCAAAACAATGTCATACTGCTGCCAAACGTGAAGGAATTTTCAACGCCGCCTCCTGAGGTTGATAATTACTACAAAGCTGGATTGGACTTCGGTTTTCTCTCCGGTCAATCCCAATCAGACTCGACTGGAGATAATTACAATCCATCAACTCGCCGTCGCAGACGATCGATAGAAACTTCATTCAACGATCTGCACTTCAATCGCTACACGAACCAACTGACTGAACACTCACGCGTGCGCCGAAGCTTGTCCACTGTCAATTCCGCAATACTCGCAGGACTGCCCGCCAACAGGACACTCGCTTTCTCCTGTGACCCGGAAATGATGATCGAATGTGCCGAGGTTAGTGTGCAAATCGCCAACTTCAAACCGGGAAACATTCCGATCGTCATCAACCTGCTCTTCGAACTGGATTTAGACCAAGTTGAACTAAGTTTCCAAGAACGGGAGGATATTTTTGCGTTGCAGATACTGTCGGAGTTACAGAAGCTGGAAGATGAGGAGGGCGTTGGATTCAGTGTTGCGAAAAATAATCCCTTTACGGTGGTTTACCGGTACGCGATTGCCAGTACACCGATTTGGGTGTACATTGTTTCCGCCATTGGAGGATTGCTCTTGTTAGTGCTGATCTCGTATGGCCTTTACAAGGCCGGATTCTTCAAGCGGGCGACGAAGGAGGAAATCGAAAAACTGCATCGAGAG AGTGTTCGAATGAATCAGCCAGAAACGGATGAGGACCATTGA